From Diadema setosum chromosome 5, eeDiaSeto1, whole genome shotgun sequence, the proteins below share one genomic window:
- the LOC140229003 gene encoding protein NDNF-like — MNSLLKPPLTFFLPLLLLVSRAKLSPSQRLPSNIFDDPELFHENGIIPNGREMTDYAFPDRSKRYFFSVEEDNTPVVIVVTPCSARIEWNLSLLDPPEDGSGSSAADQLSEQRPRRQSNTRIGTNVKSFSGYEVGKYVTYSSPAGIYVLEVRSVERGCAFQVYATLSPDSDYFFPELPSDPRLDVTSGFSKNRVSLAWKPSPSDSVHHQPVRYCLAINTRLHYHTWCGVQASVSGGQLPLLTSPSGFGFASERALRKARKRIQRKQALLNSSEEASDLVVECVGRKTLHTVTNLEPGVKYFFDLFAVDENTNRSVAYTGTTLTTQAENADPKVLRLKDGRYRTASVRRMSSVKLFRFPVSEKTEGQDVVISVHSCSKPVMVEIWREEVKIRESSVKSLKKFNIRNVRSELIIKVRNKRRSRTSSFFKIFATTNPSKYSFPVLPKDSRIKVFRNLRQCTSVTLAWKSTSDASKYCLYMREESRDRRTTDNRCHEPSMHKRNEKVICRDVDGAAEDREVLTEMVTGLRPETTYIFDVYVTSGIAQPPLATGAVAYKSKRVKTKRSCED, encoded by the exons ATGAACTCACTCCTCAAACCGCCGCTCACcttcttcctccccctcctcctccttgtcTCCCGCGCCAAGCTGTCGCCCTCGCAACGGTTGCCTAGCAACATCTTCGACGACCCGGAGCTGTTCCACGAGAACGGTATCATCCCCAACGGAAGGGAAATGACGGACTACGCTTTCCCTGACAGATCGAAAAG ATATTTCTTCTCTGTGGAAGAGGACAACACACCAGTGGTCATAGTTGTAACCCCATGCTCAGCCCGCATCGAATGGAACCTATCCCTGCTCGATCCCCCGGAGGATGGTAGTGGATCCA GTGCTGCCGATCAACTAAGTGAACAGCGCCCTCGACGACAATCAAACACGAGAATCGGCACCAACGTGAAGAGCTTTTCGGGGTACGAGGTCGGCAAGTACGTCACTTACTCCTCTCCGGCTGGTATCTACGTTCTGGAAGTACGCAGCGTGGAGCGGGGATGTGCCTTTCAGGTCTATGCAACACTATCACCAGATTCGGATTACTTCTTTCCAGAACTGCCCAGTGATCCGCGTCTGGACGTGACTTCTGGATTCAGCAAGAATCGAGTATCCCTGGCTTGGAAGCCAAGTCCTTCCGACTCCGTACATCATCAGCCAGTCCGATATTGCCTTGCCATCAACACGAGATTACACTACCACACGTGGTGCGGAGTGCAAGCCAGTGTGAGCGGGGGTCAGCTTCCCCTCCTTACCTCCCCATCGGGCTTTGGCTTCGCATCAGAGCGCGCACTCCGAAAGGCCAGAAAGCGAATCCAGCGGAAACAAGCCCTCTTGAATTCCTCGGAGGAAGCTTCTGACCTTGTTGTCGAGTGCGTGGGTCGGAAGACCCTGCACACAGTCACAAACCTCGAGCCTGGTGTCAAGTATTTCTTCGACCTCTTTGCTGTCGATGAAAATACCAATCGCAGCGTCGCCTACACCGGTACGACCCTCACCACCCAAGCAGAGAACGCCGATCCCAAGGTACTGAGATTAAAAGACGGGCGTTACAGAACGGCCTCTGTCAGGAGGATGAGCTCAGTGAAACTGTTCAGGTTCCCAGTGAGTGAAAAGACGGAAGGGCAGGATGTAGTGATTAGCGTGCATTCATGCTCCAAGCCAGTTATGGTCGAGATTTGGAGGGAGGAGGTGAAAATAAGAGAATCGTCTGTTAAATCCTTGAAAAAGTTCAACATACGAAATGTTCGAAGCGAACTCATTATCAAGGTCAGGAACAAAAGGCGATCGCGCACGTCGtcctttttcaaaattttcgcAACGACGAATCCGTCAAAGTACTCATTCCCTGTCTTGCCGAAGGACAGCAGGATAAAAGTTTTCAGAAACTTAAGACAGTGCACGTCGGTTACCTTGGCGTGGAAAAGTACGAGTGACGCGTCAAAATACTGTTTATACATGCGTGAGGAGTCACGAGATAGAAGAACGACAGATAACCGCTGTCATGAACCTAGTATGCACAAAAGGAACGAAAAGGTTATTTGTCGTGACGTGGACGGTGCTGCAGAAGACCGGGAAGTTTTAACAGAAATGGTTACCGGCTTACGGCCGGAAACAACCTACATTTTCGACGTCTATGTGACGAGCGGGATTGCGCAGCCGCCTCTGGCCACCGGTGCTGTAGCGTACAAGAGCAAACGCGTGAAGACAAAACGGTCTTGCGAAGACTGA